From uncultured Desulfovibrio sp.:
GCACAGCATGAATGCGCGTCCGGGCAAAGCACTGCGGGTCCATGTCCGTCACCAGGATGAGGTGATATTTCTCCGCCGCCTCGGCAAAGAGAAAGCCCACGTAGCCGCCGATGGAGAAGGTCGTGCGCAGCGCGTCTTCCCGCTCGGCCATGCTGCCCAGGCCGTACAGCTGGCGCTCGATTTCCGCATTGCCGAAGCCGTCCTGCGTGCGGGCCAGGAGGATCATGGTGCCCCCTTCGGCCACAGCGCCCAGCGCATTGCTCAGCAGCTTGATGCCCTGAAAGAGGTTCATGTCGCGGGGATGGCCGCCGGCGCTGGCCACCACCAGCGGCGTGCGCCGGGCAATGTCCACCCGGTACATGGCGTCCACCAGCGCGCAGGCCTCGCGGTGTGCGGCCACCCAGTGGCCGGCAAAGGCCTGCACAATGCGGTTGTCGGCATCGGTCACCACATTGAGGGCAAAACAGGGCTTGAGCAGGGCCGCGCCTTCCAGCAGATCTGCCTGAAAGACATTGCGCTCCTCCAGCACGCCGCAGCGCACATCGGCTCGGGTGCCCCTGCCGGTCTGCGGGTCCAGCGCCAGCTTGTGGTGGCGCTGGATGGTCTCATGCCCGCAGATGCCCGGCACCAGCATCTTGGGGCCGCCGCCGAAGCCGGCCAGAAAATGAAACACCACCCCGCTGCACAGGATGATCCTGTCAGCCTCCACGGCCACACGGTTCACGTATACCGGCGTGCCGCGGGATGTCTGCCCCACGCAGACCAGATTTTCCGCTTCCGTGCTCTGGTGGTCCACTATGCGGATGCGGCGGGCAATGTCGGCGGAGACCAGGCGGGCATGCTCTTCCGGCGTATGGCGACGGTGCGCCCCCGTGGCCACCAGCAGCACCATGTCACGGTCCGGGATGCCGCAGGCATTGAGGGCCTCCACCATGGCGGGCACGTAGATATGGGGCGACTGCCAGAGGCGGCTGATGTCGGGAATGACAAGGCAGACCTTCTGCCCGGGGGAAACGATCCTGTCCAGGGTGGGCGACTGCACAGGACGGGCCAGCGCCTGTCGCACCAGCTCCTCGGGTGACATCCGGGGCAGGTCCACCGGGTTGGGATGCAGCTCGGCGGCAAGACAGCCGTCAGGCACCTGAAGGGAAACCGCGCCTTCGCCGTATTTCAGTTCATGCAGGGACATGGCAAACTCCGCGCTTGAAGGTGTGGAACTGCGGCCCCGCACAGCGTTGTGCCGGCCTGGCCGGAAAGCAACGTGACGGAACAGACGGCACGCCGGCACCGTTTGCCGGCTGCCCCTGCCGTGGCTTCGGACCCGCATCCTCTTCTCTAGCCCATGCGCCTGCCGGCTGTAAAGATTCACCGCCACGCTTTCCGAAGCGACAAAAAAGGGAGGGAAGTCACCTTCCCTCCCTGTCGTGGACTATCTGCCCTCACCTGTCGCGCTGGGCGACGGCGTCAGCAGCAGGTCCCGGCGCTTGTCGGCGTCCAGATACTTGCGGGCCACGGCCCGGATGTCTTCCGGCGTCAGGGTGGCGGCCTTTGCCAGCAGCGTTTTGCGGAAGTTTTCCGGCAGGCCGAGAATGGCCTCGGTGCCGCATTCCGCGGCGCGTGCCCCAAGGCTCTGGCGCTGGCGGTAATAGCTGCCTTCCATGCGGTTCAGGCCCTTTTCCAGCAGCGCGGCCGGCAGCAGCTCGGTCTTGACCGTATCAATGACCGTGGCAAAGCCCTCGCGCGCCTGCTGCACCTTGTCGGGCGTGGTACCGATATAGAAGGCCATGAGGCCGGTTTCCGGCAGGCTCTGATAAAAGGCCGTCACCGTATAGCCCAGGCCCTGCTCGTCCCGCAGCCGGTTGAACAGCAGGCCGCTCTGCCCGGAAAGCACGGATTCCAGCAGCATGAGCGCCGGCGCATCGGGATGATCCTGCGGCACTGCGGGAAAGACTTCCAGCAGATAGGCCTGATTGCGCCCCGGCATCTGCATGGCAAGGGTCTTTTCCCCGGACCACTGCGGGGCCTGCACCACCGGTGCGCTGCCAGCGGGCGCGGGCAGGCTTTCGGCCCAGCGCCGCACGGCATCGGGCGCAATATCGCCGGTAACGGTCAGCACCCATGGCAGCGACGACTGACGCTGCCAGAAGTCCTGTACATCCTTGCGGGTAATATGCCGCAGCTGGTCGGGCGTCCCCAGGCTGTCAAAGCCGTAGCAATGCCCCGGGAACAGGAACTGCCGCACCCGCGAGAACAGCAGGGCCTGCGGATTGTCCTGACGGCGCACCAGCGCGGCCAGCATGTTCTGCACCTGCCGTTCCATGTCCTTCTGGCTGAAATGCGGCGTGCGCAGCATGCTGTCCAGCTGACGGAAATAGTCCCGGGTAAAGCGGGCCGGCCCGGTAATGCTTACCGAAAAGGTCTGAAGCCCGGCCGACGCCGAAAGACTGGCCGCCCGTTCCGAAAACCACTGCTCCACCTGCTGGGCATCCATGCTGCCATATCCGTCGGTGAGGGTGCGGGCCGTCAGTTCGGCAAGCCCCTGCTGTGCCGGCGTCAGCAGGGCATTGCCACCCCCCTGCTGAAAGGTCATGGCTACATAGGGCACCGTGCTGTCCCGTTGCAGCTTGAGCAGACGCCCCGGCCCCAGCTGTATGGTTTCCGTGGGCAGACTGCTGCCGGCGGCCGGAGCCGCACTGTCTGCCGTTCCGGCCGGGGCCGGCCAGTTGCGGGACAGAATGGCCTGCATGTCCGGCAGCGGGGCATCCTGCGGCGCCAGCACGCGCACACGCACCCGTTCGGGCCGCAGCCAGAGGGCAATGGCCTCGGCCAGGCGCGCCTTGTCCACCGTCATCTGCGCCTGACGCAGATTGCGTTCCGCATCCCGGCCGCCCAGTTCAAACTGCACCGTGCCCCGCCACGAGGCCAGACCATTGAGCGTTTCGCCCGCACGGTCCATGGAGTCCGTCAGATTGAAGATGGCCCGGGCAATGGCCTCGTCGGAAAAGTCGCGGGCATTGAGTGCGGCCAGGTCACGGGTGAGACTGTCCCAGAAGGTTTCCACATGCTTCACATCCAGCGTGGCGTTGAGCACGAGCAGCCCGGCGCGTTGCAGGCTCATATTGCCCATGCTGATGCTGTCCACCAGGCGCTGGTCATACTGATACTTGCGGTAGAGGGTGGAGGTTCCATCCCCGCCCAGCAGAAAGGCCAGCACATCCAGGTCCACGGAACGCACGTCCCGCAGACCGGGCACCGGCAGGGCCAGGCCCATGTAGACCTTGTTCCACGGGCCGCGCAGCACTTCCACCTGCGGACCGCCGGCGGCCTGCGCCACGTTCACGTCCGGCGGCATGGGCAGGTCGGCCGTATTTTCCAGATCACCGAACAGGGACTGCGCATGGGCCAGCACCTGCGCGGGGTCAATGTCGCCGGCCACCAGCAGCAGCATGTTCTGCGGCTGGTACCAGGTGGCAATGTAGTCTCGCAGGTCCTGTACGGTCAGCGCGCGGATGGTTTCCTCAAAGCCGATGATGGGGCGCCCGTACACACTGTTGTGCAGGCCGGAAACCTGAAGCGCCTGAAAGAGCCGGCTGGGCGGGGTATCCTCATTGCCCTGCAATTCCGAGACAATGACATCCTTTTCGCTCTCCAGCTCTGCCGGGTCCAGCGTGGCATGAAAGGCCATGTCCTTGACCACATCCATGCCCGTGCGCCAGTGCCGGGACGGCATGTCAGTCAGATAATAGGTCATGTCAAAGGATGTGGCCGCATTGAGGTAGCCCCCCAGCTCTTCCACATCCCGGGCAATGCGTCCCTTGGGGCGCTGCGCCGTTCCCTTGAAGACCATGTGCTCCAGCACATGACTGATGCCCGCCTGCTTGGCGCTTTCATTGGCCGATCCCGTTCCCACGTACAGCCGGGTGCAGACCAGCGGAAAGCGAGTATCGCGGATGATGTAGACCGTCAGCCCGTTCTTCAGGCGGGTCAGAACTTCCTGGCCGGCGGCCGGGACAGGAGCCGTGGCCGGCACCGCCGGAGAACTGCCGGCCTGCGTCCCGGCCTGTGCCCCGGTCTGTGCTCCGGCCTGCGCGCCGGCTTGTCCGGGCAGAAGGGCCAGGCCGCTCAGCGTCAGCAGCGTCACGGCCAGCCCCGTCAGTATCAGATGTTTCATGCTGTCTCCTTGGGCACGAACTGCCCTGCGTTGGAACCATGATACCATAGTCACGCCCCGGCCCGCTGGCAAGAGGGCTGCCCGCAGGCTTTCGCCCTATGGGCGTCGCCCTGCCAGGCGCCCGCACCGCCCGACGGCAGCTGCCGGCAGGCTGCCCCCGCTGCAAAATCAGGGGGAGAGGCGCCTTTCCTACAGAAAGCACCTCTCCCCCGTGAGAAAACCAGGCTTTTGTCCCCGGGCCTAGCCGCCGAGGTAGGCCTCCTTGACCTTGGGATTTTCCAGCAGCTCCTGCCCCGGGCCTTCCAGCACCACGCGCCCCACCTCAAGAATGTAGGCATAATGGGCCACGTTGAGGGCGGCATAGGCATTCTGTTCCACCAGCAGCACCGTCATGCCTATTTCATTGATGCGGCGGATGATCCTGAAGATTTCCTGCACCAGCAGGGGGGCAAGCCCCAGCGAGGGTTCATCCAGCATGACCATGGTGGGCCGGCTCATGAGGGCGCGGCCCACGGCAAGCATCTGCTGCTCGCCACCGGAAAGGGTGCCGCCCTTCTGCCACAGGCGCTCCCGCAGCCGTGGAAAGAGGTCATAGACCTTTTCCAGGTCTTCGCGGATTCCCTCCCGGTCAGATCGAATATAGGCGCCAAGACGCAGATTTTCCTCTACCGTGAGATGGGGCAGGATGCGCCGCCCCTCCGGTGACAGGGAAATGCCGTGCCGCACCATGTCTTCGGGCTTGTGCCCCATGAGGGACATGGGCGCCTCACCCTCGTTGCGGGTAAAGAGGATGTCGCCGCTCACGGTCTTGTTGAGACCGGCAATGGACCGGATGATGCTGCTCTTGCCGGCGCCGTTGGCTCCCACCAGGGTGACGATGCTGCCGCGCCGGATGGAGATGTTCACCCCCTGCACGGCATGGATGCCGCCATAGCGCACATCGAGATTACGGATTTCAAGCATGCTTCACCTCGTCCCCC
This genomic window contains:
- the larA gene encoding nickel-dependent lactate racemase translates to MSLHELKYGEGAVSLQVPDGCLAAELHPNPVDLPRMSPEELVRQALARPVQSPTLDRIVSPGQKVCLVIPDISRLWQSPHIYVPAMVEALNACGIPDRDMVLLVATGAHRRHTPEEHARLVSADIARRIRIVDHQSTEAENLVCVGQTSRGTPVYVNRVAVEADRIILCSGVVFHFLAGFGGGPKMLVPGICGHETIQRHHKLALDPQTGRGTRADVRCGVLEERNVFQADLLEGAALLKPCFALNVVTDADNRIVQAFAGHWVAAHREACALVDAMYRVDIARRTPLVVASAGGHPRDMNLFQGIKLLSNALGAVAEGGTMILLARTQDGFGNAEIERQLYGLGSMAEREDALRTTFSIGGYVGFLFAEAAEKYHLILVTDMDPQCFARTRIHAVPTVDKALELAATFLGGSLDVPTTVMPWGAATLPRVAGE
- a CDS encoding pitrilysin family protein, encoding MKHLILTGLAVTLLTLSGLALLPGQAGAQAGAQTGAQAGTQAGSSPAVPATAPVPAAGQEVLTRLKNGLTVYIIRDTRFPLVCTRLYVGTGSANESAKQAGISHVLEHMVFKGTAQRPKGRIARDVEELGGYLNAATSFDMTYYLTDMPSRHWRTGMDVVKDMAFHATLDPAELESEKDVIVSELQGNEDTPPSRLFQALQVSGLHNSVYGRPIIGFEETIRALTVQDLRDYIATWYQPQNMLLLVAGDIDPAQVLAHAQSLFGDLENTADLPMPPDVNVAQAAGGPQVEVLRGPWNKVYMGLALPVPGLRDVRSVDLDVLAFLLGGDGTSTLYRKYQYDQRLVDSISMGNMSLQRAGLLVLNATLDVKHVETFWDSLTRDLAALNARDFSDEAIARAIFNLTDSMDRAGETLNGLASWRGTVQFELGGRDAERNLRQAQMTVDKARLAEAIALWLRPERVRVRVLAPQDAPLPDMQAILSRNWPAPAGTADSAAPAAGSSLPTETIQLGPGRLLKLQRDSTVPYVAMTFQQGGGNALLTPAQQGLAELTARTLTDGYGSMDAQQVEQWFSERAASLSASAGLQTFSVSITGPARFTRDYFRQLDSMLRTPHFSQKDMERQVQNMLAALVRRQDNPQALLFSRVRQFLFPGHCYGFDSLGTPDQLRHITRKDVQDFWQRQSSLPWVLTVTGDIAPDAVRRWAESLPAPAGSAPVVQAPQWSGEKTLAMQMPGRNQAYLLEVFPAVPQDHPDAPALMLLESVLSGQSGLLFNRLRDEQGLGYTVTAFYQSLPETGLMAFYIGTTPDKVQQAREGFATVIDTVKTELLPAALLEKGLNRMEGSYYRQRQSLGARAAECGTEAILGLPENFRKTLLAKAATLTPEDIRAVARKYLDADKRRDLLLTPSPSATGEGR
- a CDS encoding ABC transporter ATP-binding protein, whose product is MLEIRNLDVRYGGIHAVQGVNISIRRGSIVTLVGANGAGKSSIIRSIAGLNKTVSGDILFTRNEGEAPMSLMGHKPEDMVRHGISLSPEGRRILPHLTVEENLRLGAYIRSDREGIREDLEKVYDLFPRLRERLWQKGGTLSGGEQQMLAVGRALMSRPTMVMLDEPSLGLAPLLVQEIFRIIRRINEIGMTVLLVEQNAYAALNVAHYAYILEVGRVVLEGPGQELLENPKVKEAYLGG